The following proteins are encoded in a genomic region of Clostridium kluyveri:
- a CDS encoding phage scaffolding protein, translating into MKREFLKELGLEDSVIDKVMGENGKDVEKQKKETEKVTEKIKGLEIELEANKQTLDEANSQIEKFKEMDIEGIKNSAEEWKTKYESFQTEAENQKTELEKKMKTQEYEFSAKDYINSLKFANDFTKNAFLKEFVGQELKLSDGKFLGADDYIKQFKENNPGVFADENTNPDNQQNQNTYVYQPKGGSEGGQEVAAQIASAIAGTI; encoded by the coding sequence ATGAAAAGAGAATTTTTAAAAGAGTTAGGATTAGAGGATTCAGTCATAGATAAAGTTATGGGTGAAAATGGCAAGGATGTTGAAAAGCAAAAGAAAGAAACTGAAAAAGTGACAGAAAAAATTAAAGGCTTGGAAATTGAGCTTGAAGCTAATAAACAGACTTTAGATGAAGCAAACTCTCAGATTGAAAAGTTTAAAGAAATGGATATAGAAGGTATTAAAAATTCAGCAGAAGAATGGAAAACTAAGTATGAAAGTTTCCAAACAGAGGCAGAAAATCAAAAAACAGAGCTTGAGAAAAAAATGAAAACCCAAGAGTATGAATTTTCAGCTAAAGACTATATAAATAGTCTTAAATTCGCTAATGACTTTACAAAAAATGCTTTCTTAAAAGAGTTTGTTGGCCAAGAACTTAAGTTATCTGATGGCAAGTTTTTAGGAGCAGATGATTATATAAAACAGTTTAAAGAAAATAATCCAGGAGTGTTTGCAGATGAAAATACCAATCCAGATAATCAACAAAATCAGAACACATATGTGTATCAGCCCAAAGGTGGAAGTGAGGGAGGTCAGGAAGTAGCAGCACAAATAGCAAGTGCTATAGCAGGAACGATTT
- a CDS encoding helix-turn-helix domain-containing protein — translation MLSVGKNIKKYRKSKNLTQKQLAQKIGVIPVTITRYENNKREPNIDTLNEIAKALDVPVYELIGESLRNPESFNDMDLSLVPTNKLIEELNKRNDFIIKLESKNYKSSE, via the coding sequence ATGTTGAGTGTTGGAAAAAACATTAAAAAGTATCGGAAATCTAAAAACTTAACTCAAAAACAATTAGCTCAAAAAATTGGAGTTATACCAGTTACTATAACCAGGTATGAAAATAATAAAAGAGAACCTAACATAGACACTTTAAACGAAATAGCAAAAGCTCTTGATGTTCCGGTTTATGAATTGATTGGTGAATCTTTGAGAAATCCTGAATCTTTCAATGATATGGATTTATCATTAGTACCAACAAATAAATTAATAGAAGAATTGAATAAGAGAAATGATTTTATTATAAAATTGGAATCTAAAAATTATAAGTCTTCGGAGTAA
- a CDS encoding polymorphic toxin type 50 domain-containing protein, translated as MNNIEYWEKRAEDKLKSQYKKGEDLNNELKDHYEKALAEIRKNIADFYMRFAKDNNMTYIDAVKQLTGKEYNWWRKSIDEYIEELKALQDLGDSEDSGFKELLLELNTLAMKSRINRFEGLMLNIQIELAKLYEKEHTQITGLLKDVAEDVYYQTIYDVQVGRGIGHSFSKLDSKTVEDIISYPWSGDNYSNRIWKQKDKLVDTIKQELTQKFIQGKDVRTTSKAVADKMNVSYKNACTLVETETSYIAGQTTLKGYKATGMEQYQYLATLDTRTSELCRHEDGKVFDIDDAVVGVNYPPLHVRCRSTTIPYFEDEKGERAARGAGGKTYYVPGDMTYRDWYDKYVKDNPEEELAEKKVNNLSSDKKQYKEYKSVLGKDAPKSFDKFQELKYNNSNEYSQLKKIYTVKSNIKNGTQKLDIEEGKQGKHIKEHNNYIEGRSYLTIPKEEIQKLVNKYAGTGTFEFDRKGNIKNKELVQINKNIGVNLNNKTGDESKTNRFYIHYSKSGTHVVPTLKGVDKK; from the coding sequence ATGAATAATATTGAGTACTGGGAAAAGAGGGCAGAGGATAAATTAAAATCACAGTATAAAAAAGGAGAGGATTTAAACAATGAACTAAAGGACCATTATGAAAAAGCCTTGGCCGAGATAAGGAAAAACATAGCTGACTTCTATATGAGATTTGCCAAAGATAACAATATGACTTATATTGATGCAGTGAAGCAATTGACAGGAAAAGAGTATAATTGGTGGAGAAAATCAATTGATGAATATATAGAAGAATTGAAAGCTTTACAGGATTTAGGGGATAGTGAAGACAGTGGATTTAAGGAGCTACTTTTGGAACTTAACACTTTAGCTATGAAAAGTAGGATAAACAGGTTTGAAGGGTTGATGTTAAATATTCAAATAGAACTTGCCAAGCTGTATGAAAAAGAGCATACACAGATTACAGGACTTCTGAAAGATGTAGCAGAAGATGTCTATTATCAGACTATATATGATGTTCAGGTAGGTAGGGGAATAGGACACAGCTTTAGTAAATTAGATTCTAAAACCGTTGAAGATATAATATCTTATCCCTGGAGTGGAGATAATTATTCAAATAGGATATGGAAGCAAAAAGATAAGCTTGTAGACACTATTAAACAGGAACTTACACAGAAGTTTATTCAAGGTAAAGATGTTAGAACTACATCCAAGGCCGTAGCTGATAAAATGAATGTAAGTTATAAAAATGCCTGTACATTGGTTGAAACAGAAACTTCCTATATAGCAGGTCAAACTACTCTAAAGGGATATAAAGCTACAGGAATGGAACAATATCAGTATCTTGCTACATTAGATACCAGAACTAGTGAATTGTGCAGGCATGAAGATGGTAAAGTGTTTGATATTGATGATGCGGTTGTAGGTGTAAATTACCCACCGTTGCATGTACGTTGTAGGTCTACCACTATTCCATATTTTGAGGATGAAAAAGGCGAAAGAGCTGCAAGGGGAGCTGGTGGTAAAACTTATTATGTGCCGGGAGATATGACTTATAGGGATTGGTATGATAAATATGTTAAGGATAATCCCGAAGAAGAGCTTGCAGAAAAGAAAGTAAATAATCTATCCAGTGATAAGAAGCAATATAAGGAATACAAGAGCGTTCTAGGTAAAGATGCTCCTAAATCCTTTGATAAGTTCCAGGAATTGAAGTATAATAATAGTAATGAATACAGTCAATTGAAGAAAATTTATACTGTCAAAAGTAATATTAAAAATGGTACTCAAAAATTAGATATTGAAGAAGGTAAGCAGGGTAAACATATCAAGGAACACAATAACTATATAGAAGGTAGAAGCTATTTAACTATTCCTAAAGAAGAAATACAGAAGCTTGTGAATAAATATGCTGGTACAGGTACCTTTGAATTCGATAGAAAGGGTAATATTAAAAATAAAGAATTGGTACAAATCAATAAAAATATAGGTGTAAATCTAAATAATAAAACTGGAGATGAATCAAAAACAAATAGATTTTATATCCATTATAGTAAATCAGGTACGCATGTTGTTCCTACACTAAAAGGAGTTGATAAAAAGTGA
- a CDS encoding phage portal protein produces MAIENLKLEKIKRKLLNYQPVKADILKTKSYYENKTDIEQCGVVPKNLESKDPLRNADNRISHNFHQILVDEKVAYMFTYPVLFDIDDNKDINDKVNEILDDDFGRKIKNLAIESSNCGLAWLHYWVDETDSSNKIFKYEKVNTEEVVPIYSNGLERILETVIRTYTCMEPVEYKVEDEAFTYIEYWTNETMDRYKFQGSSFSGSIIEEEKIVHSLGEVPFIEFANNSIKQSDLSRYKKQIDLYDKVKSGYANDLEDIQQIIYILENYGGEDLGEFLSDLKRYKAIKTESDGSGGGVKTLQIEIPVEARKIIIDILRKEIYEFGQGLQQDVEGVGNASGVALKFFYRKLELKSGLLETEFRAGFNKFIRAILKFLNINEYKKIQQTYTRNMISNDLENAQIAQMSSGIIPKALILRNHPWVEDPDEAEKMLQEENKEDERVYGKFPLENNLDGVTNE; encoded by the coding sequence ATGGCTATAGAAAATCTGAAATTAGAGAAAATAAAAAGAAAATTGCTTAATTACCAACCTGTAAAAGCAGATATATTAAAAACAAAAAGCTATTATGAAAATAAAACTGATATAGAACAGTGCGGTGTTGTACCTAAAAATTTAGAAAGTAAAGACCCTTTAAGGAATGCAGATAATAGAATAAGCCATAACTTTCATCAAATATTAGTTGATGAAAAAGTAGCGTATATGTTTACCTACCCAGTATTATTTGATATAGATGATAACAAAGATATAAATGATAAGGTTAATGAAATACTAGATGATGATTTTGGGAGAAAAATAAAAAATTTAGCCATAGAATCATCAAACTGCGGTTTGGCATGGTTACATTATTGGGTAGATGAAACAGATTCAAGTAATAAGATTTTTAAATATGAGAAAGTGAATACTGAAGAAGTAGTACCAATATATTCAAATGGACTTGAAAGAATTTTAGAAACTGTAATAAGAACATATACTTGTATGGAACCAGTAGAGTATAAAGTTGAAGATGAAGCATTTACTTATATAGAGTATTGGACCAATGAAACCATGGATAGATATAAATTTCAAGGGTCCTCTTTTTCTGGTTCTATAATAGAAGAGGAAAAAATAGTTCACTCTTTGGGTGAAGTTCCGTTTATTGAATTTGCGAATAATTCCATAAAACAAAGCGATTTAAGTAGATATAAAAAGCAAATTGATCTTTATGATAAAGTCAAAAGTGGTTATGCAAATGATTTAGAAGATATCCAGCAGATTATTTATATACTAGAGAATTATGGTGGAGAAGATTTAGGAGAATTTTTAAGTGATTTAAAAAGGTATAAGGCAATAAAGACTGAAAGTGATGGCTCTGGTGGTGGAGTTAAAACTCTTCAAATAGAGATACCTGTTGAGGCAAGAAAAATAATAATTGATATATTGAGAAAAGAGATATATGAGTTTGGACAAGGGTTGCAGCAAGATGTTGAAGGTGTAGGCAATGCATCTGGAGTAGCACTCAAGTTCTTTTATAGAAAATTGGAACTTAAAAGTGGATTGTTGGAAACTGAATTTAGAGCAGGCTTTAATAAATTTATAAGAGCTATACTTAAGTTTTTGAATATAAATGAATATAAAAAAATTCAACAAACCTATACAAGAAATATGATATCCAATGATTTAGAAAATGCACAAATAGCACAGATGAGTTCAGGCATAATACCTAAAGCCCTAATACTAAGAAATCATCCTTGGGTGGAAGATCCTGATGAAGCTGAAAAGATGCTTCAAGAAGAAAATAAAGAGGATGAGAGGGTTTATGGTAAATTTCCTTTAGAAAATAATCTAGACGGTGTTACAAATGAATAA